A genomic region of Catalinimonas niigatensis contains the following coding sequences:
- the glgB gene encoding 1,4-alpha-glucan branching protein GlgB: MESSHITRLTDFDVHLFNEGKHYNLYDKLGSHLMNHDGVEGTYFAVWAPNAEKVTVIGDFNEWNREANPMLSRWNGSGIWELFIPHVGKGARYKYFIRSQNQGYEAEKGDPFAIHWEVPPLTASIVWDRDYQWNDGKWLEERKNYKGDDQPMSVYEVHIGSWKRKGEDGKEFMSYRDLAEELPGYLKWMGFTHVEFLPITEHPFYGSWGYQCTGYFAPTSRYGSPQDFKYLIDRLHEEGIGVILDWVPSHFPNDLHGLHYFDGTHLFEHADPRQGYHPDWSSYIFNYGRNEVRSFLLSSALYWLKEYHTDGLRVDAVASMLYLDYSRKEGEWIPNQFGGRENIEAINFLRDFNNAVDAEFPDVSTIAEESTAWPMVSRPTQIGGLGFEMKWMMGWMHDTLDYMSKDPIYRSHHQGEITFSLMYAFTENFMLPLSHDEVVHGKGPLIDKMPGDEWQKFANLRILYAYMYAHPGTKLLFMGGEFGQTREWKHDQSLDWHLNEFAPHGSLQWMVKKLNEFYRSEPAFHEFQFQHEGFEWIDINDWQNSVISFVRKGHQEQNNVYVVINFTPTVKENYRIGVPKKGFMKEVFNTDDLEFNGSGVLNSGSLETLPIPAHGRERSVNLKLPPLGAIFLKYEEN, translated from the coding sequence ATGGAATCTTCTCATATTACACGCCTCACTGATTTTGATGTGCACCTTTTTAATGAAGGGAAACATTATAACCTCTACGATAAACTGGGTTCACACCTGATGAACCATGACGGCGTAGAGGGTACTTACTTTGCTGTATGGGCACCCAACGCTGAGAAAGTAACAGTCATAGGTGATTTTAATGAATGGAACAGAGAAGCAAATCCCATGTTATCTCGCTGGAATGGCTCGGGTATCTGGGAACTTTTTATACCTCATGTGGGTAAAGGAGCACGCTACAAATACTTTATACGCTCACAAAATCAAGGGTATGAAGCTGAAAAAGGTGATCCATTTGCTATCCATTGGGAAGTCCCTCCCTTAACTGCTTCTATAGTTTGGGACAGAGATTATCAGTGGAATGACGGCAAATGGCTGGAAGAGAGGAAGAATTATAAAGGAGATGACCAACCCATGTCAGTGTATGAAGTACACATCGGGTCCTGGAAGAGGAAAGGAGAGGATGGTAAGGAATTTATGAGTTACCGGGATCTGGCAGAAGAATTGCCTGGCTATCTCAAGTGGATGGGATTTACGCATGTGGAGTTTTTGCCTATCACGGAGCACCCATTTTATGGTTCTTGGGGATATCAGTGTACTGGTTATTTTGCACCTACAAGCCGGTATGGTTCGCCACAGGACTTTAAGTATCTGATAGATCGCCTGCATGAAGAAGGTATTGGCGTGATTCTGGACTGGGTTCCTTCTCACTTTCCTAATGACTTGCATGGACTCCATTATTTTGATGGTACCCATCTCTTTGAGCACGCAGATCCGCGACAGGGATATCACCCTGACTGGAGCAGCTACATCTTTAATTATGGTAGAAACGAGGTTAGGTCTTTTCTGCTTAGTAGTGCCCTTTATTGGTTGAAAGAATACCATACCGATGGCTTAAGGGTAGATGCGGTAGCTTCCATGTTGTATCTTGATTATTCCCGTAAGGAAGGGGAGTGGATACCTAACCAGTTTGGAGGTAGGGAAAACATTGAAGCGATCAACTTTCTTAGAGACTTTAACAATGCGGTAGATGCAGAATTTCCTGATGTGAGTACAATTGCTGAGGAATCAACCGCCTGGCCAATGGTATCTCGCCCTACGCAGATCGGGGGCTTAGGTTTTGAGATGAAATGGATGATGGGCTGGATGCACGATACCCTTGATTATATGTCTAAAGACCCGATCTATCGCTCGCATCATCAGGGAGAGATTACTTTCAGTTTGATGTATGCTTTCACAGAAAACTTTATGCTGCCCTTGTCACATGATGAGGTTGTACATGGAAAAGGACCTCTTATAGACAAGATGCCGGGTGATGAGTGGCAAAAATTTGCCAATTTAAGAATTTTATATGCTTATATGTATGCTCACCCTGGTACCAAACTTCTGTTTATGGGAGGAGAATTTGGTCAGACACGGGAATGGAAGCATGATCAGAGTCTGGATTGGCACCTGAATGAGTTTGCTCCACACGGCTCACTCCAATGGATGGTCAAAAAACTCAATGAATTTTACCGATCAGAGCCTGCTTTTCACGAATTTCAGTTTCAGCATGAAGGCTTTGAATGGATTGATATCAATGACTGGCAGAATTCAGTGATTAGTTTCGTCAGAAAGGGCCATCAGGAACAAAACAATGTATATGTTGTCATTAACTTTACTCCAACAGTTAAAGAAAATTACCGTATTGGTGTACCTAAAAAAGGCTTTATGAAAGAGGTATTTAACACCGATGATTTGGAATTTAATGGAAGCGGAGTACTGAATAGTGGCTCATTAGAAACACTACCAATTCCTGCCCATGGCAGAGAAAGATCTGTGAATTTGAAGTTACCACCTTTGGGTGCTATTTTTCTGAAATATGAAGAGAACTAA
- a CDS encoding DMT family transporter, with amino-acid sequence MKLNPYLEVILAILIMGSSGMFVKLLHLTPITLSFFRMALPSFLLFIYFSIQGVNLFRFPFKLMLIGSVINAARIFLFITSYTYTNISNGVIILYTWPVFATVFSMIFLGEKVPLRNKFLLLFPITGIILMFINQPFSTQNDDFIGMCAMLLSAILYAITIIVFKKESHKYSGFETVFFQNLAGGFIFLPFFIQRDLSFSWEQLLMVLFFAIVIGIGAFGLFFSALKKIKASTVSFMTYLEVLIATMYGVMVFDEKLSWNIIIGGSLIVISTLLLKKR; translated from the coding sequence ATGAAGTTAAATCCTTACCTGGAAGTCATTCTGGCTATTCTCATCATGGGATCATCCGGTATGTTTGTAAAACTGCTTCATCTGACTCCGATTACGCTTTCATTTTTCAGGATGGCCTTACCATCCTTCTTACTATTTATTTACTTTTCTATCCAGGGAGTTAACCTCTTTCGTTTTCCCTTCAAGCTTATGCTGATAGGGTCTGTTATCAACGCTGCTCGCATTTTTTTATTTATTACCAGCTACACCTATACTAACATATCCAATGGAGTGATTATTCTATATACCTGGCCGGTTTTTGCTACTGTTTTCAGCATGATTTTTCTGGGAGAAAAAGTACCGCTCCGCAACAAATTCCTGTTGTTATTCCCTATCACAGGAATTATTCTGATGTTCATCAACCAGCCCTTTTCCACTCAGAATGATGATTTCATTGGCATGTGCGCCATGTTGCTGTCTGCGATTCTTTATGCCATAACCATCATTGTTTTCAAGAAAGAATCCCATAAATACAGCGGATTTGAAACGGTATTTTTTCAAAACCTGGCTGGCGGTTTTATCTTCCTTCCTTTTTTTATTCAGAGAGACTTAAGCTTTAGCTGGGAGCAATTGTTGATGGTCTTATTTTTTGCAATAGTGATCGGTATTGGCGCTTTTGGCCTGTTCTTTTCCGCACTTAAAAAAATCAAGGCTTCTACCGTCTCCTTTATGACTTACCTGGAAGTACTGATCGCCACCATGTACGGTGTAATGGTTTTTGATGAAAAGTTGAGTTGGAATATTATCATAGGTGGCAGCCTGATCGTCATTTCTACGCTCTTATTAAAAAAAAGATAG
- a CDS encoding complex I subunit 1/NuoH family protein: METFLIFLPLILTYTVFAVYAERKISAFIQDRYGPMEVGFYGIFQTVADLLKLLQKEDIKPKAADSKLFKIAPALIFVAIFAGFAVIPLNSSLSGSMANVGVFYLLAIVSLDVIGILMAGWGSNSKFSLFGAIRSVAQIISYEIPLGLTVLCVVMISQSLNLQEISFQQGIWWKTISDQPNYLFGISAWDIQISEIGGILTWNIFRVPILFFAFIIFFISSLAEANRAPFDLPESESELVGGYHTEYSGFRWALIMLSEYGMMLLVSFLAAILFLGSWNTPFPNIGDVKLAEWTSGVPGSWAAHIWGTFWLISKAIILVLVQMWVRWTYPRLRVDQLMIFCWKYLIPASLLLLVISGIWRLMMI, translated from the coding sequence ATGGAAACCTTTCTTATCTTTTTACCCCTGATCTTAACTTATACAGTTTTTGCGGTTTATGCCGAGCGAAAAATTTCGGCATTTATACAAGATCGGTATGGACCAATGGAGGTAGGTTTTTATGGCATATTTCAAACGGTTGCTGATCTGCTCAAGCTTTTACAAAAAGAAGATATCAAACCCAAAGCTGCAGATAGCAAACTATTCAAAATCGCCCCTGCTCTCATCTTTGTAGCTATCTTTGCCGGTTTTGCTGTAATTCCTCTTAACTCATCATTATCAGGATCTATGGCTAATGTTGGTGTATTTTACTTGCTGGCTATTGTCTCTCTGGATGTCATTGGTATTTTGATGGCGGGCTGGGGGTCAAACAGTAAATTTTCTCTTTTTGGAGCGATACGTTCGGTTGCTCAAATTATTTCTTATGAAATTCCTTTAGGCCTCACCGTTCTTTGCGTGGTTATGATTTCTCAGTCTCTTAATCTACAGGAGATCTCATTTCAGCAGGGAATCTGGTGGAAAACCATCAGCGACCAGCCTAACTATCTTTTTGGAATCAGTGCCTGGGATATTCAAATCTCTGAAATAGGAGGAATATTGACCTGGAATATATTCAGAGTTCCCATCTTATTTTTTGCCTTTATCATATTTTTTATCTCCTCACTAGCCGAAGCCAATCGTGCCCCTTTTGACCTTCCGGAATCAGAATCCGAACTGGTAGGTGGATATCATACCGAATATTCAGGCTTCCGTTGGGCTTTGATCATGCTATCCGAATATGGCATGATGCTATTGGTAAGCTTTCTTGCCGCTATTCTTTTCTTAGGAAGCTGGAACACGCCTTTCCCCAACATCGGAGATGTGAAACTCGCCGAATGGACCAGTGGCGTTCCTGGAAGCTGGGCAGCCCATATTTGGGGTACGTTCTGGCTGATCAGCAAAGCCATCATATTGGTGCTGGTACAAATGTGGGTTCGCTGGACTTATCCCAGGCTTAGAGTGGATCAACTGATGATTTTCTGCTGGAAATATCTTATTCCTGCCTCTTTACTTTTGCTTGTCATCAGTGGTATCTGGAGACTGATGATGATTTAA
- a CDS encoding glutamine synthetase beta-grasp domain-containing protein — MTKSKLEYIWLDGYQPTQELRSKTKIVNEFDGKIESCPIWSFDGSSTMQAEGGSSDCLLKPVALYPDPDRENGWLVMTEVLNPDGTPHASNGRATIDDDDDDFWFGFEQEYFIMDTNTDLPLGFPRRGFPGPQGMYYCSVGGRFTWGRDLVEEHLDSCLKAGLNIEGINQEVAPGQWEFQNFAKGAKKAGDELWVARYLLNRLTEKHGYYIELHPKPVSGDWNGSGMHANFSNSTLRNAGSKEVYDKVCEAFRPTREAHIEVYGAYNDLRLTGKHETQSIHQFSYGVSDRGASIRIPIATVESGWKGWLEDRRPASNADPYKVAGIIVKTVKSAVL, encoded by the coding sequence ATGACTAAATCAAAGCTTGAGTACATTTGGCTTGATGGCTATCAGCCTACGCAAGAACTTAGAAGTAAAACAAAAATTGTGAACGAATTTGATGGTAAGATAGAAAGCTGTCCAATTTGGTCTTTTGACGGTAGTTCTACAATGCAAGCTGAAGGAGGTTCCTCCGATTGTTTACTTAAACCCGTTGCCCTTTATCCAGATCCTGACAGGGAAAACGGCTGGTTAGTGATGACCGAAGTACTGAACCCCGATGGTACACCTCATGCTTCTAATGGAAGGGCAACTATTGATGATGACGATGATGATTTCTGGTTTGGATTTGAGCAGGAGTATTTTATCATGGATACCAATACTGATTTACCTCTTGGCTTTCCCCGAAGAGGTTTCCCTGGTCCCCAGGGCATGTATTATTGCTCAGTAGGCGGACGTTTTACCTGGGGCAGAGACTTGGTGGAAGAGCATCTGGACAGTTGTTTGAAAGCCGGATTAAACATTGAAGGGATTAACCAGGAAGTGGCGCCAGGTCAGTGGGAATTTCAAAACTTTGCCAAAGGAGCTAAGAAAGCAGGTGATGAATTATGGGTAGCACGTTACCTATTGAACAGACTAACCGAAAAACACGGTTATTATATAGAGTTACACCCTAAACCAGTAAGTGGTGACTGGAATGGTTCAGGGATGCATGCTAATTTCTCTAACAGCACACTAAGAAATGCTGGTAGTAAAGAAGTCTATGATAAAGTATGTGAAGCATTCCGACCTACCCGTGAAGCACATATTGAAGTATATGGTGCTTATAACGATCTTCGCCTGACTGGAAAACATGAAACACAGTCTATTCATCAGTTTTCTTATGGTGTATCTGACCGTGGAGCCTCTATCCGCATTCCTATTGCCACCGTAGAAAGTGGATGGAAAGGCTGGTTGGAAGACAGAAGACCTGCTTCTAATGCTGATCCATACAAAGTAGCAGGAATTATCGTGAAAACTGTCAAAAGCGCAGTCTTGTAA
- the mtaB gene encoding tRNA (N(6)-L-threonylcarbamoyladenosine(37)-C(2))-methylthiotransferase MtaB — protein MEKQARSVAFYTLGCKLNFSETSTIGRMFEARGYQKVEFHEKADIYIINTCSVTDNADKKCRKVVREARGISPDAYICIIGCYAQLKPKEISEIPGVDAVLGAAEKFRLLDLLDGFRRSDEVQVLASEVHEATTYQHAFSIHDRTRTFLKVQDGCNYHCTFCTIPLARGKSRSDTITNIIQSAQEIAKTDVKEVVLTGVNIGDFGIVNGRRVERFADLVRALDSVEGIDRMRISSIEPNLLSNDIIDFVAQSKRFVPHFHIPLQSGSNKILRLMRRRYLRELYVDRVEKIKQLMPHACIGVDVIVGFPGETEEDFLDTYQFLNELPISYLHVFSYSERTNTPAVEMQEVVPKKERGRRSKMLRILSEKKKRKFYEENIGKEAVVLFEEDIENGQMHGFTENYVRVTAKYDPLLINELKTVKLTKIDESGLMEVAEPEMVYETHNG, from the coding sequence ATGGAAAAGCAAGCTCGTTCAGTAGCCTTTTATACACTGGGCTGTAAACTCAATTTTTCGGAGACCTCTACCATTGGTAGAATGTTTGAAGCAAGAGGTTACCAAAAAGTGGAGTTTCATGAAAAGGCGGATATTTACATCATCAATACTTGCTCTGTCACAGATAATGCGGATAAAAAATGCAGAAAAGTAGTGCGCGAAGCCCGTGGTATTTCACCGGATGCTTATATCTGTATTATTGGATGTTATGCTCAACTAAAACCCAAGGAAATTTCTGAAATTCCGGGTGTAGATGCGGTATTGGGTGCTGCCGAAAAATTTCGCTTACTTGATTTGCTGGACGGTTTTAGACGTAGTGATGAAGTGCAGGTATTAGCTTCTGAAGTTCATGAAGCAACCACCTATCAGCATGCTTTTTCCATCCATGACCGTACCCGTACTTTTTTGAAAGTGCAGGATGGCTGTAATTACCATTGTACTTTTTGTACCATCCCGCTGGCCAGAGGCAAAAGCAGGAGTGATACCATTACCAATATTATACAGTCTGCACAGGAAATTGCCAAAACGGATGTGAAAGAAGTGGTACTGACAGGGGTTAATATAGGAGATTTTGGCATAGTAAATGGCAGGAGAGTAGAACGATTTGCCGATCTGGTTAGAGCTCTGGATAGTGTAGAAGGAATTGATAGGATGCGTATATCTTCCATTGAACCCAATTTGCTAAGCAATGATATCATTGATTTTGTTGCTCAATCCAAAAGATTTGTACCTCATTTTCATATCCCGCTACAATCCGGTTCCAACAAAATTTTGCGTTTAATGCGCCGACGTTATCTTCGCGAACTTTATGTAGATCGTGTAGAAAAGATCAAGCAACTGATGCCTCATGCCTGTATTGGAGTGGATGTCATTGTGGGTTTTCCGGGAGAAACTGAAGAAGACTTTCTGGATACCTATCAATTTCTGAATGAACTACCCATTTCTTATCTGCACGTATTTTCTTATTCTGAGAGAACCAATACACCGGCAGTAGAAATGCAGGAAGTGGTACCCAAAAAGGAGAGAGGCCGAAGATCCAAAATGCTGAGAATCCTTTCTGAGAAGAAAAAGAGAAAGTTTTACGAAGAAAATATTGGCAAAGAAGCTGTCGTATTGTTTGAAGAAGATATTGAAAATGGTCAAATGCATGGCTTTACAGAGAACTATGTCCGTGTCACGGCCAAATATGATCCTTTATTGATTAATGAGCTTAAAACTGTGAAACTCACGAAGATTGATGAGTCGGGATTGATGGAAGTTGCCGAGCCAGAGATGGTTTATGAAACTCATAATGGATGA
- the treS gene encoding maltose alpha-D-glucosyltransferase has translation MAKTIQLDDKIHWYKDAVIYELHIKAFKDSNGDGIGDFRGLLEKLDYLQDLGVTTIWLLPFYPSPLRDDGYDIMDYYSINPNYGNVQDFKKFMKQAKQRGLRVITELVINHTSDQHPWFQRARRAKPGSVERDFYVWSDTPDKYSDVRIIFQDYEASNWTWDPVAQSYYWHRFFHHQPDLNYDNPAVVEEIFKVMDFWVDTGVDGFRLDAVPYLFERDGTNCENLPETHAFLKKLRKHIEKKRPGTLLLAEANMWPEDSASYFGDGDECQMNYHFPIMPRMFMAVRMEDRYPITDILDQTPEIPETCQWAMFLRNHDELTLEMVTDEERDYMYKVYTKDPLAKINLGIRHRLAPLLDNDRKKIELMNHLLLSLPGTPVIYYGDEIGMGDNYYLGDRDGVRTPMQWSPDRNAGFSDTNPQQLYLPVILDPEYQYEAVNVETQQKNSNSLLWWMKRHISMRKKHKAFSRGDINFLSAENAKVLAFTRTYEGETILVLVNLSRFSQPVELDLENFKDHIPIEIFSRNKFPRIGEQSYLFTLAPHGYEWFLLKKPENLELVGDGLPENAIATLSEWSDLFKPKTLNAIEGILPQYLMKCRWFGGKARVVQSISIVHKANVPLTTSVGAFLIIEVSYNEGLNEFYQMPVSFIAEEFSEFIRSNFSHGLIAPIVIDGQKGFLYDAVYNEAFRQAMFQLMVKKKKGKENGSDLIGSAAKAASKLWKEKNKDVKSKVLNAEQSNTSIIYEKDFFFKLYRKIDAAMNPDLEITRFLTETAKFQNVPNYVGALELDTGKPEKMVLGMMQNLVENQGDAWTYMGDVVRRYFERVLIEQTEHKSAPPLKGTLINPVDYEKIPDRVKEFMGGIATERAALLGIRTAEMHLALSSSNDDKDFKPEAFSLHYQRSVFSSLQTSVRGTFQILDKTLKKLDEPIRGQAEELKAMRKDILKYMQQIYAHKINTMKIRTHGDYHLGQVLFTGRDFIILDFEGEPARAYSERRLKRSPLRDVAGMIRSFHYAAYNGLFRTEAFTKGEAEYLDEWAEQWYHYMSGIFMKAYIERCKGSNFLPDSQEDLDTLLQTFLLEKAVYELGYELNNRPSWATIPMKGIKYIMDGFYEEESKKSSK, from the coding sequence ATGGCCAAAACAATTCAATTAGATGACAAAATCCATTGGTACAAAGATGCTGTCATATACGAACTCCATATCAAAGCCTTTAAAGATAGTAACGGAGACGGAATTGGTGATTTTAGAGGTTTACTGGAAAAATTAGATTACCTACAGGACCTGGGAGTAACTACTATTTGGTTGCTGCCTTTTTATCCTTCCCCTCTTCGGGATGATGGCTATGATATAATGGATTATTATAGTATCAATCCCAATTATGGCAATGTTCAGGACTTTAAAAAGTTTATGAAACAAGCCAAACAAAGAGGCTTGCGCGTCATTACAGAACTGGTAATCAACCATACCTCCGATCAGCATCCCTGGTTTCAACGTGCTCGCAGGGCAAAACCCGGTTCGGTGGAAAGAGACTTTTATGTTTGGAGCGACACCCCGGATAAGTACAGCGATGTAAGAATAATTTTCCAGGATTATGAAGCTTCCAACTGGACATGGGACCCGGTAGCACAGTCCTACTACTGGCACAGATTTTTTCATCACCAACCCGATTTGAATTATGATAATCCGGCGGTAGTTGAAGAAATTTTCAAAGTCATGGACTTCTGGGTAGATACCGGTGTAGATGGGTTTCGCCTGGATGCCGTACCTTATCTTTTTGAAAGAGATGGCACCAACTGCGAAAATCTACCGGAAACCCATGCTTTCCTAAAAAAACTCAGGAAGCACATTGAAAAGAAGCGTCCGGGTACGCTGCTCCTGGCTGAGGCCAATATGTGGCCGGAAGATTCTGCCTCATACTTTGGCGATGGCGACGAATGTCAGATGAATTACCATTTTCCCATCATGCCTCGTATGTTCATGGCAGTAAGGATGGAAGATCGCTATCCTATCACTGATATCCTGGATCAGACACCGGAAATCCCCGAAACCTGCCAGTGGGCGATGTTTCTCAGAAACCATGATGAACTTACCCTGGAAATGGTAACGGACGAGGAGCGGGATTATATGTATAAAGTGTATACCAAAGATCCGCTCGCCAAAATTAATCTGGGCATTCGTCATCGTCTGGCCCCCCTGCTTGATAATGACAGAAAGAAGATTGAGCTGATGAACCATCTTCTCTTATCCCTGCCCGGCACTCCGGTCATCTACTATGGAGATGAAATAGGGATGGGAGACAACTATTATTTGGGAGACAGAGATGGTGTACGTACGCCAATGCAATGGAGTCCCGACCGCAATGCAGGATTTTCTGATACCAATCCACAGCAGCTTTATCTGCCGGTGATCCTTGATCCTGAATATCAATACGAAGCAGTAAATGTTGAAACCCAGCAAAAAAATTCCAACTCACTGCTTTGGTGGATGAAGCGCCATATCAGCATGCGGAAGAAACATAAAGCTTTTAGCAGGGGCGATATCAACTTCCTGTCAGCAGAAAATGCTAAAGTGCTGGCTTTTACCAGAACCTATGAAGGGGAGACCATATTAGTATTGGTCAACCTTTCCCGTTTTTCACAGCCGGTGGAACTGGATTTAGAAAATTTCAAAGACCATATTCCGATTGAGATTTTTAGTCGGAATAAATTTCCACGAATTGGAGAACAGTCCTACCTTTTTACACTGGCACCTCATGGGTATGAGTGGTTTCTGCTCAAAAAACCTGAAAATTTAGAGCTTGTTGGTGACGGGCTTCCTGAAAATGCTATTGCTACCCTTTCTGAATGGAGTGATTTATTCAAGCCCAAAACACTGAATGCGATAGAAGGCATACTGCCTCAATATCTTATGAAGTGCCGTTGGTTTGGTGGAAAAGCAAGAGTGGTACAAAGTATCAGCATTGTGCACAAGGCAAACGTGCCTTTAACTACTTCTGTTGGAGCATTTCTTATTATTGAAGTAAGCTACAATGAAGGATTGAATGAATTTTACCAGATGCCGGTATCATTCATTGCCGAAGAGTTTAGCGAATTTATACGCAGTAATTTTTCTCATGGTTTGATTGCGCCTATTGTTATAGACGGGCAAAAAGGCTTTCTCTATGATGCAGTATACAATGAAGCATTCCGTCAGGCAATGTTTCAGCTGATGGTGAAGAAGAAGAAAGGAAAAGAAAATGGTTCTGATCTGATAGGAAGTGCGGCTAAAGCAGCATCTAAACTTTGGAAAGAAAAAAACAAAGACGTAAAATCCAAAGTGCTGAATGCTGAGCAGAGTAACACCTCTATCATTTATGAAAAAGATTTCTTCTTTAAGCTTTATCGCAAGATAGATGCAGCGATGAATCCTGACCTGGAGATCACACGCTTTCTTACTGAAACCGCTAAGTTCCAAAATGTACCCAATTATGTAGGGGCATTGGAGCTTGACACTGGCAAGCCAGAAAAAATGGTGCTGGGTATGATGCAAAACCTGGTAGAAAACCAAGGCGATGCCTGGACTTATATGGGAGACGTAGTACGGCGTTATTTTGAACGTGTGCTGATAGAGCAGACGGAACATAAAAGTGCGCCTCCTCTGAAAGGTACACTGATCAATCCGGTGGATTATGAAAAAATACCAGATAGAGTCAAAGAGTTTATGGGTGGAATAGCCACCGAGCGCGCTGCACTTTTAGGAATCAGGACAGCAGAAATGCACCTGGCGTTGTCTTCTTCTAACGACGATAAAGACTTTAAACCGGAAGCATTTTCTTTACACTATCAGAGATCCGTGTTCTCTTCCTTACAAACTTCAGTACGGGGAACTTTTCAGATCTTAGACAAAACGTTGAAGAAACTGGATGAACCTATACGTGGACAGGCTGAAGAGCTAAAAGCGATGCGCAAAGATATACTCAAGTATATGCAACAAATTTACGCGCATAAGATTAATACCATGAAGATCCGTACCCATGGTGATTACCATCTCGGGCAAGTACTTTTTACAGGAAGAGATTTTATCATTTTGGATTTTGAAGGTGAACCAGCCAGAGCTTACAGTGAAAGAAGGCTTAAGCGTTCCCCCCTCAGAGATGTAGCCGGGATGATCAGGTCTTTCCATTATGCTGCTTATAATGGTCTGTTCCGTACCGAAGCTTTTACCAAAGGGGAAGCGGAATACCTGGATGAATGGGCAGAACAATGGTACCACTATATGAGTGGAATTTTTATGAAAGCTTATATTGAACGCTGCAAAGGCAGTAATTTTTTACCGGACAGTCAGGAGGATTTAGATACGCTTCTTCAGACTTTTCTTCTGGAAAAGGCAGTCTATGAACTTGGATACGAATTGAATAACCGACCAAGCTGGGCTACTATTCCTATGAAAGGGATTAAATACATCATGGATGGATTCTATGAAGAAGAGTCAAAGAAAAGTTCTAAATAA
- a CDS encoding baeRF7 domain-containing protein: protein MDVLSKEKLEQLAGFQGTNCVSIYIPTHKRGKEVNEQKDAKLLKNHFQAIKNQIKDTKNIAEQTVVNYLKPLLDLIEDAEFWRHQSQGLAVFLGENFFEHYKLPYNVDEYSMLGNGFHLDQLLPAYQQYDDRYYILALSLGKVRLFEAAPHNIEEIDLPERVPQGTNDALSYYDFEKSLQHHSSSPSGGSQNPIYHGQGGEGGFNEAYVKEYFRHLDDALQPIIKDKSRPVVLASVDYLHPIFKETNKSFNLHKDGLTGNFDRVGVHEIHKESLEIMRPQNESLREKSHEKYQEMAGTGMASYQIDDIAPAALNGRIDTLFVVKGTHKWGVIDREKNTVILHEEKKENDKDLVSKAAVDTILNGGNTYFVDREQLPENVEDAEIAAVFCW, encoded by the coding sequence ATGGACGTTCTGAGCAAAGAAAAACTTGAGCAGCTGGCTGGTTTTCAAGGCACAAACTGTGTTAGTATTTATATTCCCACACATAAGAGAGGAAAAGAAGTAAATGAGCAGAAAGATGCTAAGCTTTTAAAGAATCATTTTCAGGCCATCAAGAACCAGATCAAGGATACTAAAAATATTGCGGAGCAAACTGTGGTAAATTATCTAAAACCTCTCCTTGATCTCATTGAAGATGCAGAATTCTGGCGGCACCAATCACAGGGGTTAGCAGTCTTTTTGGGAGAAAACTTTTTTGAACATTACAAACTACCCTACAACGTAGATGAATACAGCATGTTGGGCAATGGTTTTCATTTAGACCAACTTTTACCTGCTTATCAGCAATATGATGATCGGTATTATATTCTGGCACTTAGCTTGGGTAAAGTTCGCCTTTTTGAGGCTGCGCCACATAACATTGAAGAGATTGATTTGCCCGAGAGAGTTCCTCAGGGTACCAATGATGCACTCAGCTATTATGATTTTGAGAAGAGTCTCCAACATCATTCTTCCTCGCCATCCGGAGGAAGTCAAAATCCTATTTATCACGGACAGGGCGGTGAAGGTGGTTTTAATGAAGCTTATGTCAAAGAATATTTCCGTCACTTAGATGATGCTCTTCAGCCTATTATTAAAGACAAAAGCAGGCCGGTGGTACTAGCCAGTGTAGACTATTTACATCCGATTTTTAAAGAAACGAATAAATCTTTTAATCTTCATAAAGATGGTTTGACTGGAAATTTTGACAGGGTAGGGGTACATGAAATCCATAAGGAAAGTCTGGAAATTATGCGTCCGCAAAATGAATCATTGCGTGAAAAATCCCATGAGAAATACCAGGAGATGGCTGGTACGGGAATGGCTTCTTATCAGATAGATGACATTGCCCCGGCGGCTTTAAATGGTCGGATTGATACACTTTTTGTGGTAAAAGGAACCCATAAGTGGGGTGTTATTGATCGTGAAAAGAATACCGTAATCCTCCATGAGGAAAAAAAGGAAAATGATAAAGATCTGGTTAGCAAAGCGGCAGTAGATACGATACTCAATGGAGGCAATACTTACTTTGTAGACAGAGAACAACTGCCGGAAAATGTAGAAGACGCTGAGATCGCTGCAGTTTTTTGCTGGTAG